A single region of the Salvia splendens isolate huo1 chromosome 18, SspV2, whole genome shotgun sequence genome encodes:
- the LOC121776059 gene encoding uncharacterized protein LOC121776059 → MAASNYGAKFYVMIVCAVFLLTSDLVLAKSRTPISDAETRQKKNDCYADIESGLWGELCSSSTIAKENCALRCLSPICYELIYESDPLEEGEKDFTRSSEYKYCMHRASLGESLDGIRGSFNH, encoded by the exons ATGGCAGCCTCCAATTACGGTGCGAAATTTTATGTGATGATAGTTTGCGCCGTGTTTTTACTCACTTCCGATCTAGTTCTTGCCAAGTCTCGAACCCCCATCTCT GACGCGGAGACTCGACAGAAGAAAAATGATTGCTATGCAGACATTGAGAG CGGATTGTGGGGTGAGCTATGCTCGTCTTCGACTATTGCTAAGGAGAATTGTGCTTTACGATGCCTTTCGCCGATTTGTTACGAGCTCATCTACGAGAGTGATCCG TTGGAAGAAGGGGAGAAAGACTTTACTAGGAGTTCGGAGTATAAATATTGCATGCATAG GGCATCTCTCGGAGAAAGCTTAGATGGCATTAGAGGATCGTTCAACCATTAG
- the LOC121777572 gene encoding uncharacterized protein LOC121777572: MGQILEKIQGKDWKEKQIRHISSKVFDRVNNNQGGKLTFEELYIGVLLVFNDINKRLPGPHFDPPTKEEVRKLLEECDMNCDGALDREEFVKFIRRITKDTLLTVSQGLIIALAVAPTVALLTKRSTENVPHVGKVVEKIPSSVYASIVTLMVVAFQQGAERS, encoded by the exons ATGGGACAAATTCTTGAAAAGATTCAAG GAAAAGATTGGAAAGAAAAACAGATTCGACATATCAGTAGCAAAGTTTTTGACCGTGTCAATAATAATCAGGGCGGTAAATTGACATTTGAAGAGCTCTACATTGGTGTGCTGCTAGTATTCAA TGATATTAATAAGCGTTTGCCTGGTCCTCACTTTGATCCCCCAACAAAGGAGGAAGTGCGCAAACTGCTGGAG GAGTGTGATATGAACTGCGATGGGGCACTAGATCGTGAAGAATTTGTGAAGTTCATCCGCCGTATTACAAAAGATACACTCTTGACAGTGAGTCAGGGTTTGATCATTGCTCTGGCTGTTGCTCCAACCGTGGCACTGCTAACAAAGCGGTCAACTGAGAACGTCCCGCATGTTGGGAAGGTGGTGGAGAAGATACCCAGTTCAGTCTACGCGTCCATTGTCACCCTCATGGTTGTTGCTTTCCAACAAGGTGCTGAGAGATCATAA